The proteins below come from a single Oncorhynchus keta strain PuntledgeMale-10-30-2019 chromosome 1, Oket_V2, whole genome shotgun sequence genomic window:
- the LOC118392952 gene encoding regulator of G-protein signaling 21-like → MRECVVSERDMACTDCMKASDFSIDTKGIKKRNWRTRICYLLKITSSFSSSKCIAGRSYRPTVEEVNQWAQSLDKLLSHKYGKAAFQIFLKSEFCDENIEFWTACEEFRTMTSLGKLSPRARTIYEEFIQCDAPKEINLDYQTKDAIIQSLRLPSLTCFLSAQKKVFNLMENNSYPRFIHSELYKELCAVARGEGKYLKF, encoded by the exons ATGAGAGAGTGTGTTGTATCAGAAAGGGACATGGCGTGTACAGACTGTATGAAGGCATCGGATTTCTCTATTGATACAAAAGGAATCAA GAAAAGAAACTGGAGGACAAGGATATGCTATCTTTTGAAGATCacctcttctttttcttcttcaaaATGCATTGCAGGAAGATCTTACAG GCCAACAGTGGAGGAAGTCAACCAATGGGCACAGTCACTTGACAAACTCCTGAGTCACAAAT ATGGAAAGGCAGCATTTCAGATATTCCTGAAGTCAGAGTTCTGTGATGAGAACATAGAGTTCTGGACGGCCTGTGAGGAGTTCAGGACCATGACGTCTCTAGGGAAACTGTCGCCGAGGGCCAGAACCATCTATGAAGAGTTCATCCAGTGTGATGCTCCTAAAGAG ATCAACCTGGACTACCAGACGAAGGATGCTATCATCCAGAGCCTGCGTCTGCCCAGCCTGACGTGTTTCCTGTCGGCCCAGAAGAAGGTGTTTAACCTGATGGAGAACAACTCGTACCCTCGCTTCATCCACTCGGAGCTCTACAAGGAACTGTGTGCCGTCGCCAGGGGAGAGGGGAAATATCTCAAGTTTTAA